The following coding sequences lie in one Thermomicrobium sp. 4228-Ro genomic window:
- a CDS encoding endonuclease/exonuclease/phosphatase family protein, producing MTGSTGRTATKGTRTRAAGVTPDTILWAALAVACATVLGLESVRVFVSDSVFVIDQSRRTVLLVLMLAAFASPLLAPVVSMLSGGRLLPIAAGVLVAARAPLQFIEWPLARVVLGALGFVAFGWLLIPLLRWRARAGLGIVLGCGLDLAIRTARDTIDLPWLPGFGSHLGTAVVLAGLLATLVFVLADRGPLEPRGALGFLALGPAFGLAHLVVTNPGFAVVHTSRSLAPATLVLTIGLAIGILAFSVATRHWSGWAATTLIGALGLWLAWGEGWRGTFGLLAAVASWTIFTSTAAIGGRVLRNPASTGRVALALALGQVVQVALLFRYFTATGDRVVLLGLWGILALVVALDWPRALAPGTVALLPHLAIGVLLPLAGAILWQAVETRGRATSLTMIGNELVVMTYNIQSGYDSRDRWDLEATAQVIETAQPDVVLLQEVSRGWLVTSSTDQLSWLARRLGMQASWGPASADGLWGNAILTRGRPLEVRTTRFRTTENLRRGAVAVRLATPHGSVWLANTHLDDPRSATGVRLVQIEELLVFLQPWRPVVLGGDFNAEPGSPEYQRLLEAGLIDAAAAIGATGPTSADQRRIDYLFVTGEFEVSGGRVPSVTASDHRPVVVRLTLR from the coding sequence GTGACCGGATCGACCGGTCGCACCGCGACTAAAGGGACACGAACACGTGCCGCCGGTGTGACGCCGGACACGATCCTGTGGGCAGCGCTCGCGGTCGCCTGCGCGACGGTGCTCGGTCTCGAGTCGGTGCGTGTCTTCGTCTCCGACAGTGTCTTCGTCATCGACCAGAGCCGACGAACTGTCCTCCTCGTGCTGATGCTGGCGGCCTTCGCGAGCCCACTTCTCGCTCCCGTCGTCAGTATGCTGTCCGGCGGACGGCTGCTGCCGATCGCTGCCGGCGTGCTGGTCGCCGCGCGCGCCCCGCTGCAGTTCATCGAGTGGCCGCTGGCCCGCGTCGTACTGGGAGCGCTCGGCTTCGTCGCCTTCGGCTGGCTCCTCATACCGTTGCTCCGCTGGCGAGCGCGAGCCGGTCTCGGGATCGTGCTCGGGTGCGGGCTCGACCTGGCGATCAGAACGGCGCGAGACACCATCGACCTGCCCTGGCTTCCAGGCTTCGGCAGTCACCTCGGCACAGCCGTGGTGCTGGCTGGGCTGCTCGCCACTCTGGTCTTCGTCCTCGCCGATCGCGGGCCGCTCGAGCCGCGCGGTGCGCTCGGATTCCTCGCGCTCGGTCCGGCATTCGGGCTCGCCCACCTCGTCGTGACGAATCCTGGCTTCGCCGTCGTGCACACGAGCCGCTCGCTCGCTCCCGCGACCCTCGTTCTGACGATCGGCCTCGCGATCGGGATCCTCGCCTTCTCGGTAGCGACCCGGCATTGGTCGGGCTGGGCTGCGACGACACTCATCGGTGCACTGGGTCTATGGCTGGCCTGGGGAGAGGGGTGGCGCGGGACATTCGGCCTGCTGGCGGCAGTAGCCAGCTGGACGATCTTCACGTCGACGGCAGCGATCGGCGGACGTGTCTTGCGGAATCCGGCGAGTACTGGACGAGTAGCACTCGCGCTGGCGCTCGGCCAGGTCGTGCAGGTGGCCTTGCTGTTCCGGTATTTCACGGCGACCGGTGATCGCGTCGTCTTGCTCGGCCTCTGGGGCATCCTGGCGCTCGTCGTCGCACTCGATTGGCCGCGCGCGCTCGCGCCCGGCACCGTGGCGCTACTCCCCCATCTGGCCATCGGGGTCCTGCTCCCACTCGCCGGAGCGATCCTCTGGCAGGCCGTCGAAACACGCGGGCGAGCGACCTCGCTGACGATGATCGGCAACGAACTCGTCGTCATGACCTACAACATCCAGTCCGGCTACGATAGCAGGGATCGCTGGGATCTCGAGGCGACCGCTCAGGTGATCGAGACAGCACAGCCGGACGTCGTGTTGTTGCAGGAAGTCAGCCGTGGTTGGTTGGTCACTTCGAGCACCGACCAGCTCTCCTGGCTCGCTCGCCGACTCGGCATGCAGGCCAGTTGGGGTCCGGCGAGTGCGGACGGGTTGTGGGGCAACGCCATCCTGACGCGCGGGCGACCGCTGGAAGTGCGGACGACGCGCTTCCGGACGACCGAAAACCTTCGCCGGGGCGCGGTCGCGGTGCGACTGGCGACGCCGCACGGGTCAGTGTGGTTGGCCAACACGCACCTGGACGATCCGCGCAGCGCGACCGGTGTCCGGCTCGTACAGATCGAGGAGCTCCTGGTCTTCCTCCAGCCGTGGCGACCAGTCGTGCTGGGTGGCGACTTCAACGCCGAGCCGGGCAGCCCGGAGTACCAGCGCCTCCTCGAGGCTGGCTTGATCGATGCTGCCGCAGCGATCGGAGCCACCGGACCGACTTCAGCCGACCAGCGCCGGATCGATTACCTCTTCGTCACCGGGGAATTCGAGGTCAGCGGCGGCCGAGTGCCGAGCGTCACGGCCTCCGACCACCGACCGGTGGTCGTGCGGCTCACGCTGCGCTAA
- a CDS encoding S8 family serine peptidase, which translates to MRRAIIRLFVSFVIALQLGAAAIAAASADGPPARYIVLVAPQTATSDFAPVRRSRALELAQAVGARPDVVYDTVLDGFAGYLTPRQVEHLRATGSVASIVPDVETHLAAQAVPTGVQRIGTLANPTAKIDGVDDPLPIDVAVLDTGIDPSHPDLNVVGGYDCTGSGSWVDRHGHGTHVAGIIGARDNGIGVVGVAPGARLWAVKVFGDNGTGYVSWLICGLNWVAANAGTIKVANYSGGASGSDTPNCGGSSDPLHQAVCRVVQAGVTLVVAAGNDGRDASNTVPAAYPEAIAVGAIVDTDGKPGSLGPGTSYGADDTRASFSNYGPAVDFYAPGYAILSTVPGGGYQRWSGTSMAAPHVTGAAALYLAQNPGASPSQVQSFLASIGEAGFWDSFGQRLVRADWSNGGSGGGSDNGGTAPLTHDIAVTQLSAPSSLTLGSTTTVTVSLRNEGTASETTTITLTANGQAIGQPQTLSLDPGASGSVRFTWQPTASGTYTLEARATIADDSDPNDNQRSTTVSVTQQTSPTRDIAITDLTGPTSLTRGQSASISVVLANRGTSSVTVVVSLSTSPGNPAMGTVSKRVTLAPGQTRTLSFTWRTNSRTAPGTYTVTASAPLSGDANPTDNTRSLTITVVASARR; encoded by the coding sequence ATGCGACGGGCGATCATCCGGCTATTCGTCAGCTTCGTTATCGCGCTGCAACTCGGCGCTGCTGCCATCGCAGCAGCGAGTGCGGACGGGCCACCGGCACGGTATATCGTGCTCGTCGCCCCACAGACGGCCACCAGCGACTTCGCGCCGGTACGGCGCAGTCGTGCGCTCGAGCTGGCCCAAGCAGTCGGTGCACGACCCGATGTCGTCTACGACACCGTGCTGGACGGTTTCGCCGGCTACTTGACACCGCGGCAGGTCGAGCACCTCCGAGCGACCGGATCGGTCGCGAGCATCGTGCCCGACGTCGAAACGCACCTGGCAGCGCAAGCCGTGCCCACTGGCGTGCAACGCATCGGAACACTCGCGAACCCGACTGCCAAGATCGATGGTGTGGACGATCCGCTACCGATCGACGTGGCAGTGCTCGATACCGGAATCGATCCGAGCCACCCTGATCTCAATGTCGTCGGCGGGTACGACTGCACGGGGAGCGGAAGCTGGGTCGACCGGCACGGACACGGAACGCACGTGGCGGGGATCATCGGCGCGCGCGACAACGGTATCGGTGTCGTCGGCGTCGCACCCGGCGCACGACTCTGGGCCGTCAAGGTGTTCGGCGACAACGGAACTGGTTATGTTTCCTGGCTGATTTGCGGCCTCAACTGGGTCGCTGCGAACGCTGGCACGATCAAGGTCGCTAACTACAGTGGCGGAGCCAGCGGCAGCGACACGCCGAACTGCGGAGGCTCGAGCGACCCGCTCCACCAAGCCGTCTGCCGCGTCGTGCAAGCTGGCGTCACGCTGGTCGTTGCCGCCGGGAACGACGGTCGTGACGCGAGCAACACCGTTCCGGCTGCCTATCCGGAAGCCATCGCAGTCGGTGCGATCGTCGACACCGATGGCAAACCAGGCAGCCTTGGGCCAGGCACCAGTTACGGCGCTGACGACACGCGGGCTTCCTTCTCGAATTATGGTCCGGCGGTCGACTTCTACGCACCGGGCTATGCCATCCTGTCCACTGTTCCTGGCGGTGGCTATCAACGGTGGAGCGGCACCAGCATGGCCGCACCGCACGTCACCGGAGCCGCTGCCTTGTATCTCGCTCAGAATCCGGGAGCCTCACCGAGTCAAGTCCAGAGCTTCCTCGCATCGATCGGCGAGGCGGGGTTCTGGGACAGCTTCGGTCAACGGCTCGTCCGAGCGGACTGGAGCAACGGCGGATCCGGTGGAGGCTCCGACAACGGTGGCACCGCACCCCTCACGCACGATATCGCCGTGACGCAACTTTCTGCCCCATCGTCGCTAACACTCGGGAGCACCACCACAGTTACCGTCTCCCTGCGGAATGAGGGAACAGCGAGCGAGACGACCACGATCACGCTCACAGCGAACGGACAGGCGATCGGACAGCCGCAGACGCTATCGCTCGATCCCGGCGCGAGCGGTTCGGTGCGTTTCACCTGGCAGCCCACTGCATCCGGTACGTACACGCTCGAGGCACGTGCGACGATCGCCGACGACAGCGATCCGAACGACAACCAGCGGAGCACAACGGTTTCCGTGACGCAACAGACCAGTCCAACACGCGATATCGCCATTACCGACCTCACCGGCCCGACGAGTCTCACCCGTGGCCAGTCCGCGAGCATCTCGGTGGTGCTGGCAAACCGCGGGACGAGCAGTGTCACTGTGGTCGTCAGCCTGAGCACGAGTCCGGGCAACCCAGCAATGGGAACCGTCAGCAAGCGCGTCACGCTGGCACCTGGGCAGACGCGGACATTGTCCTTCACCTGGCGCACGAACTCGCGGACAGCGCCGGGAACCTATACCGTGACCGCCTCCGCACCGCTCAGCGGGGATGCCAATCCGACGGATAACACACGCTCGCTGACCATCACCGTCGTCGCATCAGCCCGCCGCTGA
- the xseB gene encoding exodeoxyribonuclease VII small subunit — MAERVDGSGTPLHPIDLFEQLVREVETIVQRLESGELPLAEAIREYQRGVELIRHCNAILDHAELQISQLRLGGPTSDIGSATEALDFAGDEDGDLPFS, encoded by the coding sequence ATGGCTGAACGCGTCGATGGATCCGGTACGCCGCTCCATCCGATCGATCTGTTCGAACAACTCGTCCGAGAGGTCGAGACGATCGTGCAGCGCCTCGAGAGTGGCGAACTCCCGCTCGCCGAAGCGATCCGCGAGTATCAGCGCGGGGTCGAGCTGATTCGGCATTGCAACGCGATCCTCGATCACGCCGAACTGCAGATCAGCCAGCTCCGTCTCGGCGGGCCAACATCGGACATCGGATCGGCCACGGAAGCGCTCGACTTCGCCGGTGATGAGGACGGCGATCTTCCCTTTTCCTGA